From the Salipiger sp. CCB-MM3 genome, the window GCGGCAATATGCAAAAGCTCATCCTTGGCCGGGTGCTCGACGCGCAGCCGCGGATCATCCTCGCCAACCAGCCGGTGCGCGGCCTCGACATCGGCGCGGTCACCTATGTGCAAGAGCGTCTCATCGCCGCCCGCGACGCCGGTGCCGCCGTGCTGCTGATCTCAGAAGATCTCGACGAGGTGCTGAGCCTTTCGGATGTGGTGCGGGTGATCTGCGAGGGCCGCCTCTCGCCGGAATTCCCGCGCGGCAGCAAGACCCCCGCCGAACTGGGCCAATGGATGGCCGGACAGGGGTTCGACGATGCCGCCTAAAATAGCCCCCGAGATCCTTCCCGAGAATACGCGCCACCTCCCGCCTTCTTCTCTTTCCAAATACGCATATCCCGCGCCCTCCGCCCACGCCTCAGGCTGGGCAAAGGCACCCTTCATCAGAGCCCCCTATGCGCCTTGATCCCATCACCGCCCCCTCGCCCGCCCGCACTTTGGGGCTGCCCGCGCTGGCGCTCGGCGCCACGGTGCTGGTCGCCATGGGGCTGGCGCTCATCGCCGGGGCCGATCCGCTGGCCACGCTGGGGCTGATCATCAAAGGCGCCGCTGGCTCGAAATTTGCCCTGCTGGAAACGCTCAACCGCGCCACGCCGCTTATCTTCACCGGCCTCGCCATCTCGGTCGCCTTCCGCGCCAAGCTCTGGAACATCGGCGCCGAAGCGCAGCTCTACGCGGGCGCGCTGGTCACCGTGGTGATCGGCACGCAGCTTGGCCTGCCGGGGCCTCTCGCGCTGCCGCTCATGGCGCTTGGGGCCATTCTGGCAGGGGCGCTGGTGCTGCTCGGCCCGGTGCTGCTGAAGACACGGCTCGGCGTCGACGAGGTGGTCACCACGCTGCTGATCAACTTCATCATGGCGCTGTTCATCTCCTACCTGCTCGAAGGCCCGCTGAAGGATCCCATGGGCATGGGCTGGCCCAAGTCCCCAGCCCTGCCGCGCGACGCGCGCCTGCCGCGCATCGTCGAGGGGCTGCGGCTGCACTGGGGGTTCGGGCTGGCGCTCCTCTCGGCACTCGCGGTCTGGGTCATGCAGACCCGCAGCACGCTCGGCTATGAGATCCGTGCCACCGGCCTGAACCCGGAGGCGGCACGTTTCGCGGGCATTCCGGTGGGCCGCGTGCTGGTGAAGACCGCGCTGATCTCCGGCGGGCTCGCCGCGCTCGCGGGCTTTTCCGAGGTCGCGGGGATGAAGGGCAATCTCACCGCCGATCTCTCGCCCGGTTTCGGCTATACCGGCATCGTCGTCGCCATGCTGGCACTGCTGCACCCCTTGGGGGTCGTCGTCTCTGCGCTCTTCGTGGCGGGGGTCTTCGTCGGCGCCGACAGCATGTCGCGCGCCGCGGGCGTGCCGACGTACATTGCCGACATCCTGCTCGCCACGGCGCTCCTGTTCATGGTGCTGGCGATCCTGCTCACAAAAGTCCGGGTGGTGCGCGGATGACCGAGATCATCGACATTCTCATCTCCGCCAGCTTCTGGGCCGCCGTGCTGCGCATCGCCTCGCCGCTGATCTTCGCCACGCTCGGAGAGCTGATCTGCGAGCGGGCGGGCGTTCTGAACCTCGGCATCGAGGGCATCATGGTCTTTGGTGCCTTCGCGGGCTGGATGGCGGTCTACGCCGGACTCGGCCTCTGGCCCGGCGTGCTGGTGGCGCTGCTGGCAGGCATGGGGTTTGGTGCGCTCCATGCGCTGCTGACCGTGCCCTTCGGGCTGTCGCAGCATGTGGTGGGGCTTGGCATCACCATGCTCGCCACCTCCTCGGCCTATTACGCCTACCGCCTCGCCCTGCCCGAGGTCACCAGCCCGCCGCGCATCGACCCCTTCCAGCCGCTGCACATCCCGGTGCTGTCGGACATCCCGTGGCTCGGGCAGGCGCTGTTCTCGCAGACCGCGCTCACATGGGCTGCCTTCGGCTGCGCGGCGCTGGTGGCGCTGGTGCTCTACCGTACGCCGCTGGGCCTTGCGGTGCGCGCCGCCGGAGAGAACCCGCAGGCGGTCGAGGCGCAGGGGCTTTCGGTCGCCGCGATCCGCATGGGCGCCGTCATAGTGGGCTCCGGCCTGATGGCCGTGGGCGGCGCTTTCCTGACCATGTCGGCCTTCTCGTCCTTCTTCTTCGAGATGGTCAACGGGCGCGGCTGGATCTGCATCGCGCTGGTGGTCTTCGGTGCGTGGAAGCCGGGCAAGGCGCTGCTCGGCGCGCTGCTCTTCGCCGGGTTCGATGCGCTGCAGATCCGCCTGCAGCAGACGCCCATGGGACAGCTCGTGCCCTATCAGGTTTTCCTGATGATCCCCTATGTGCTGTCGATCCTCGCGCTTATCCTCATGTCGCGCCGGGCCGAGGTGCCCGCAGCGCTGATGACCCCCTTCAACCGCGGAGAGCGCTGAATGGCCACTTTCGACATCCTCGTCACCGGCGGCACCCTGCCGGACGGGACCATTGCCGACATCGGCATCACCAGCGGCCGCATCGCCGCCATCGGCGATCTTGCGGGCTCCGACGCAGGCGAGACGATCGATGCCACGGGTGACCTCGTGTCGCCGCCCTTTGTCGATCCGCATTTCCACATGGACGCCACGCTCAGCTATGGCACACCCCGGATCAACGCCAGCGGCACCCTGCTCGAGGGCATCGACCTCTGGGGCGAGCTGCGCGAAGAGGCGACCATAGACGAGATGGTCGCGCGCGCACTGGAGTATTGCGACTGGGCGGTCTCTCTGGGCCTTCTGGCGATCCGCAGCCATGTGGACACCACCCCTGATCACCTCAACACCGTGACGGCGATGCTGGAGGTGCAGGAAAAGGTGAAACCCTATCTCGACCTGCAACTCGTCGCCTTCCCGCAGGACGGCTTCTTGCGCAGCCCCACGGGGCGCGAGAACCTGATCCGCGCGCTCGACATGGGCGTCGAGGTGGTCGGCGGCATCCCCCACTTCGAGCGCACCATGGCGGACGGTGCCGCCTCGCTGAAAGAGCTTTGCGAGATCGCCGCAGACCGGAGCCTGCTGGTGGACATCCACTGCGACGAGACCGACGACCCCCTGTCGCGCCATATCGAGGCGCTGGCCTATGAGACACAGCGGCTTGGCCTGCATGGGCGGGTGGCGGGCAGCCATCTGACCTCGATGCACTCCATGGACAACTATTACGTGTCCAAGCTTCTACCACTGATCGCAGAGGCGGAAATCTCTGCCATCCCCAACCCGCTGATCAACATCACCCTGCAGGGACGGCACGACAGCTACCCCAAACGCCGGGGCCTCACCCGGGTGAAAGAAATGCAGGCCATGGGCATCCGCGTCGGCTGGGGACAGGACTGCGTGCGCGACCCGTGGTATTCGCTCGGCACCGGAGACATGCTCGACGTGGCCTTCATGGGGCTGCATGTGGCGCAGATGACCTCGCCGCAGGAGATGGCGCGCTGCTTCACCATGGTGACCGAGGAGAACGCCAAGATCCTGCATCAGGATGGCTACGGGCTGGCGGTCGGCAATATGGCCTCGCTGGTGGTGCTCGACGCGGGCGATCCGATCGAGGCACTGCGGCTTCGGCCCGACCGGCTCTGCGTGATCTCAAAGGGCAAGGTGGTCTCGAAACAGGCCCGCAACGACGCGCGCCTCGCCCTGCCCGGCCGCCCCGCCAGCGTGCGGCGGCGACACAAGGTTCCAACCTGAGCACGCGCGAAGCGCTGTCCCTGCGGGGACAGCAGCTTTCGCATGCCCAACGGCAGTGCCCACAAACGCAAAAAGGCACACGGAAATACGTATGCCTTCGGCGTATGGTTCATGGTGGCTGGTGCGTGAGTGGTGGAATGGCAGCCCGTAGGGGAATCGAACCCCTCTTTCCAGGTTGAAAACCTGGCGTCCTAACCGATAGACGAACGGGCCATTGCAACGCGACCGCCGAAAACTCTATCCGACGGAGAGGCTGTTGCGAACCTCATGAACCCCAGCTGACCCGGTCTCTGACCCCTGATTTTGTCTGTCCCCGCGGGGACAGAAACAAAACCAGTGGCAGCCCGTAGGGGAATCGAACCCCTCTTTCCAGGTTGAAAACCTGGCGTCCTAACCGATAGACGAACGGGCCGTGCCGGCTGGTGAGGGGCGTTCTAGTCAAAGCGCCCCCCCCTTGCAAGCGGAATTTTACGGTTTTTTGAGCCTCAGGTGATTTTTTCTCAAGCACCTGACAAAAAACAAAAATTCCTCTCGAAACTCATTTACCCTGCGGCAGGCGCGGCATCCTCCAGGCGCATCTGCACGGTGCGCCGCCCGTTCCACTCGTTGATCTCGAAACGACCCGCGAGGTGGAATCGTGCGCCCTTATGCTGGCTCAGCGCCTGCCCCATGGGCGTGTCGAAAGCGCCAAAGCAGATCGCGTCGACCTTGGCCCCCATGCCGTCCCCGGCAGTGATCTTGAGGTGCCCCGTGCCGACCTCCTTGGCAAAGAGGATCTGCGCATCGGGCATGGCAAAGCGCGGCCCCGGCGCGCCCGCGCCGAAGGGTCCGGCCTGCTCCATCCGGTCGCAAAGCTCGGTGCTGGCCACCCCGGGCATCATCAGCCCGTCGAGCCGCAGATCCGCCGCACCGCCCTGCCCCGCGCCCTGTTTCGCCAACAGTTCCGCCAGCCGCTCCATGGCCGCTTCCAGCTTGTCCTCGGCCACGGTGAGACCCGCCGCCATCTTGTGCCCGCCGCCCTTGATCAGCAGCCCCTCGGCGGCCAGCTTCTGGATGCTCGCGCCCAGATCGACGCCCGAGACAGAGCGGCCCGAGCCCTTGCCCTCGCCGCCGTCGAAGCCGATGACGACCGACGGGCGGTTGGTCATTTCCTTGAGGCGCGAGGCGACGATGCCCACCACGCCCGGATGCCAGCCCTCGCCCGCCGCCCAGACCAGCGGCGCGTCGAGCCCGCGCTCTTCGGCCTGCGCCAGCGCCGAGGCGCGCACCGCCTCCTCGACCTCGCGGCGCTCGGAGTTGAGCTTGTCGAGACGCTCGGCCAGCGCTTCGGCCTCATGCCGGTCGCGGGTGGCGAGCAGCCGCGCGCCAAGGTCGGCCTGCCCGATCCGCCCGCCGGCGTTGATCCGCGGCCCCAGCACATAGCCAAGGTGATAGGACGAGGGCGCCGTGTCGAGCCGCGCCACATCCGACAGCGCCACAAGGCCCGGGCGCTCGCGCCGCGCCATGACCTGCAGACCCGAGCGCACGAAGGCGCGGTTGACCCCGCGCAGCGGCGCCACATCGGCAACGGTGGCCAGCGCCACCAGATCGAGCAGCGACATGAGGTTGGGCCCGGGCGTGCCGGCCTCGCGCATCAGCCGCCCGCAATCGACCAGCACCATGAAGACCACGGCGGCGGCACAAAGATGCGCAAGCGCACCATCCTCGTCCTGCCGGTTGGGGTTCACCACCGCGACACAATCTGGCAGCGTCTCGCCGCCAAGGTGGTGGTCGAGCACCACCACATCGGCGCCCTTGGCCGCCGCGATGGGCTCATGCGAGAGCGTGCCGCAGTCGACGCAGATGATCAGATCATGCGCGCTGGCAAGCTGCTGCATGGCGGGCACATTCGGGCCATAGCCCTCGTCGATCCGGTCGGGCACATAAAGCGTCGCCTCCAGCCCCAGCTGGCGCAGCCAGTCGATGAGCAGCGCCGCAGAGCTGCCGCCATCCACGTCGTAATCGGCAAAGATCGCGATGCGCTCGCGCCGCTGCACCGCCTGCAGAATCCGCCCCGAGGCCTTTTCCATGTCGCGCATGCTGCGCGGGTCGGGCATGAGGTCGCGCAGTTTCGGCTCGAGAAACCCCGGCACCTCTTCGCCCGCCACGCCAAGCCGCGCCAGCACCGCGCAGAGCGGGCGCGGCAGATGAGTCATCTGCGCCAGCGCCTCGGCCTGCCGCTCGACCTCCACCGCCGGACCAACCCAGCGCCGCCCGGTCAGCGACTGCTCCACACCCAGATAGCTCATGCGCCCCTCGCGTCTTTTCATTCTGCCCGCAATCGGCCCCCTCGTAGCGCGAAACGGCGGGAAACGGAACGGGGCGCGCCTGCCCGGCGTCACATGGGCGGCACGGGCGCGGCGGCGTATTTGGAAAGAGAAGAAGCCGGGACCTCTCGAAAACGAAAAAGGGCCCGCGCCGCGAGCCCTCTTCTTCTCTTTGAAAATACGCAAATCCGGCGCTGGCCGGCCCGCGCTCAGCCCTCGAAGGGGTTGCGGTATTGCACGCGACGCACCGAGCCGGTCTTCGAGCGCATCAGGATGGTCTCGGTCTCGATCCAGCCCGGCTGACGCTTGATGCCCGACAGGATCGAGCCGTTGGTCACGCCGGTGGCGGCGAAGATCACATCGGCGGTGACCAGTTCGTCGCGCTTGTAGACCTTGTCGAGATCGGTGATCCCGGCCTTGGCGGCGCGGCCGCGCTCGTCGTCGTTGCGGAACAGCAGCTTGCCGTACATCTGGCCGCCCATGCACTTCAGCGCAGCGGCTGCCAGAACGCCTTCCGGCGCGCCGCCCGAGCCCATGTACATGTCGATGCCGGTGATCTCGGACTCGGCGCAATGCATGACCCCCGCCACGTCGCCATCGGTGATCAGCCGGATGCCGGCGCCGGTGGCGCGCACTTCGGCGATCAGATCTTCGTGGCGCGGACGTTCGAGGATGCACACGGTGATGTCGGTCATCGCGCAGCCCTTGGCCTTGGCCAGCGCCGCGACCCGCTCGGAGGGGCTCATCTCGAGGGTGACGGTGTCTTCCGCATAGCCCGGCCCGATCGCCAGCTTTTCCATGTAGACGTCGGGCGCGTGCAGCATCGAGCCGCGCGGGCCCATGGCGATCACGGTGAGCGCGTTCGGCATGTCCTTGGCGGTGAGCGTGGTGCCTTCGAGCGGGTCGAGCGCGATGTCCACGCCCGGGCCGTTGCCGGTGCCCACTTCTTCGCCGATGTAGAGCATCGGCGCCTCGTCGCGCTCGCCCTCGCCGATCACCACCACGCCGGCGATGTCCAGCATGTTCAGCTGGTCGCGCATGGCGTTGACCGCAGCTTGGTCCGCGGCCTTCTCATCGCCGCGCCCGATCAGGCTTGCGGAGGCGATGGCGGCCTGCTCGGCGACCCGGGCGAGGCCCAGCGAAAGCATACGGTCATTAAAATCTGTGGGAGCCGACATGGAGTCTTCCTTGAAAAATTTACCGTTGGGAAGGGTGTAGCGCGCGCGGTTGCCGAAGGGCAAGCCCGCTCGCGCTAACCGCCGCCGCGCAGGACAGCGCGGCGGCGGCTCGGTGTCAGCGCGGTATCAGCCCGGTATCAGCGGGATGACAGAGCGCTCCTTTGGGACGCAGAGCGCGGTCAGACTGCCTCGATTCGCAGCGCCACGGGGGTGCCATGCACCACGCCGGTCTCTGCCATCGCCGCGAGGGCCGAATCGAGCGATGCGCGCGTCGTCTTATGGGTCACGATCAGCACCGGCGCGGTGTCCGCGGTGGTGCTCTGCCCGTATTGACGCAGGCGGTTGATCGACACGCCCGCCTCGCCGAGCGCCGCGGCGACCTTGGCCAGCGCGCCCGGGCGATCGGCCAGCGCCATGCGCAGATAATAGGGTGCGGGCGTGGTGGCCTGCGCCGAGGGCGCCGCCACCAGCGCAGAGGCCGGGGCGCCGAAGGTCGACAGCCGGGTGCCGCGAGCAATGTCCATGACGTCGCCCATCACCGCAGAGGCGGTCGGCCCCTCGCCCGCACCGGCGCCGCGCAGCACGATCTGGCCCACGTCATCGCCCTCGATCACCACCATATTGGTGCCGCCTTCAAGCTGGCCCAGCGGCGAGGTCGCGGGCACGAGGCTCGGTGCCATCGACTGCTCGAGGCCGCGCTCGGTGAGGCGGCAGACGCCCAGCAGCTTGATGCGGTAGCCCATGTCGGCGGCCTGACGGATGTCGTCGATGGACACGCGGCCGATGCCTTCAAGCTCCACCGCGTCAAAGGCCACCTGCGTGCCGAAGGCGATGGACGACAGCAGCGAGAGCTTGTGGCCCGCGTCGATGCCGCCCACGTCAAGCTCGGGATCGGCTTCGAGATAGCCCAGACCATCGGCCTCGGCGAAGGCTTCCTGATAGGACAGACCCGCGCCTTCCATCCGGGTCAGGATGTAGTTGCAGGTGCCGTTCATCACGCCCATGACGCGGGTGATGCGGTTGGCGGCGAGCCCTTCGGTCAGCGCCTTGATCACCGGGATGCCGCCCGCCACGGCGGCCTCGAAGCGCAGCACCGCGCCGGTGCTTTCGGCCAGTTCGGCCAGCGCCTGACCGTGGTGGGCCAGCAGCGCCTTGTTGGCGGTGACCACATCCTTGCCCGCCTTCAGCGCGGCCTCGGTGGCGGCCTTGGCCGGGCCGTCCGAGCCGCCCATCAGTTCGACCAGCAGATCGACGTCGTCGCGCTTGGCCAGCGCCACCGGATCGTCTTCCCATGCGTAGTCGGCGAGCGAAACGCCGCGGTCCTTGTCACGGTTGCGCGCCGAAACCGCGCTGATCACGATCTTGCGGCCCGAGCGGGTCTGCAGAAGATCGGCCTTCTGCTGGACGATCTTCACGACGCCGGCGCCGACAGTGCCAAGGCCCGCAATCCCCAGGCGCAGAGGTTCAGACATATGCGGGATCCTTCTATCTTCGAAACGAGGTTTGTGGCTGTGATTTGGTGTGCGCTGCCTTAGCCGTAACGTCGCGGCTGTGCAACGGCGTCTGGCTGGGGAATGGCTGGGGAATGGACCGGAGAGCGGGCTGGTCTGGGCGGCGGCGGCGCGCTTGGCGGAGCGGCGGGGCGCGCGGGGCAAGCCTATTGGCCGGTCTGGTCGCCCGTCTGATCGCCCACCTGCTCTTCCGTCTCGGAGATGCTTTCGGTGGCGCTTGGGTCTGCGCTTTCGGGCGCGATCAGCAGATCCGTCCGCACGCCTTGATCCATGCGCGTGCGGGCGCTGGACTGGACCACATCGCCCTGCAGGCTGCTCGCACGGCGGCGCAGCGCTTCGGCCCGCGCCGAAACGGTCTCGGTCACTTCGGGCTCTGCGCGGATCGGCGCCGGGGCGGCAAGAAGCCCGGACAGAGGCACCAGATCGGGGAACGGCGCGGTGGCGACGCCGGGGCTCTGCGCGCCGTCGAATTCGGGAAAGTTGGTGCAGGCCACCAGCAGGGCGCTAAGGCAGATAGGCACGAGGCTGTACGAGAGCACGGGGCGCATGGCGGTAAGACGTCTTTCGCTGGACACTGTGCCCGTCTTGCCGCAAGCGGTGGCGCAGGGCAAGGGCACGGCGTATCGCGCTTGATCTGAACAACCGTTCAGATAATAGTGATCGCATGGCCCGTACCGCTGGATCGCATTCCGACATCACCGGGCCGCGGATCCGCGAGGCGGCGCTGCGGCTCTTTGCCAAGCACGGCTATGCCGCCGTTTCGATGCGCAAGATCGCGTCGGATGTGGGCGTGCAGGCCGGGGCGCTTTACAATTACATCCCCGACAAGCAGGCGCTGCTGGTCTCGCTGTTGAAGGGCCATATGGATGAGCTGCTCGAGGCGTGGCAGGCCGAGCCGCGGCCTAACGATCCGCTGGCGCGGCTCGAGGCCTTCGTGCGGTTCCACATCGGCTTCACCCTGCGGCACCCGGAGTCGATCTTCATCTCCTATATGGAGCTGCGCAATCTCGAGCCCGAGAACTTCGCGGTGATCGAGGCGCTGCGCGGGCGCTATGAGGCGGTGCTGGAAGAGATCCTGCGCGACGGGCGCGCCGCCGGACAGCTGTCGGTGCCGGATACGCGGATCGCCGCCTTTGCGCTGATCGCCATGCTGACCGGGGTCAACACGTGGTACCGCGAGGGCGGGCGCCTGTCGGAAGAGGAAGTGGCGACGCTTTACTGGGACATGGCGCGGAAGGCGGTGGGCGCCTAGGTCTGCCCCTGCCCCGCGGACCGGAGGCAGGAGACCGGAGACTGGGAACCGCCGCGCGTGTTCAGCGCGGCGGGGACAAAAGCCTTCGAAGGCTTTTACAACGTCCTTCGAAGGACGTTGGCCTTAGTCAGCCACCTGAATCGATTCGAGGTATTCGAGCAGCGCCACCATCTTGCGCGGCGTCGGCGTCAGCACCCCGTCGCCGGTGTCGAGCGGCAGTTCGTCCCCTTTCAGCAATTCGCCGAACTCGGGCATGCCGGGACCATCGAGATCAGCGCTCGTGTAGCCGTCGATCTTCGACAGCACCTCGGCGCGCGGAAAGCTGCCCCCGCGATGCGCGGCGATCAGCGTCAGATCCGCCGGCACCACCCCAAGATCGGTCGCCAGCGGGCCGTCGCCCTTGGCCGAGTTGCCATGGCAGGCCGCACAATATTCCACGAAGAGCGCCTGCCCGTCCGCCGGTTCCGGCATCGCGGCCTCCATGCAGGCGCCGAGCGCCAGCAGCGCCGCCGCGCCCAGTGCCCAGACCCGCGGTTTCAGCGGCGCGCCCGTGGTTTGATCTGTTATTTGGCCCGTAGTTTGATCTGTGGTTTCTGTCAGTTCGGTGCTCATCGGCGTATCCCTCGTCTTGCCTGTCGCCTCATGTCTCGCCCGCCGCGCCCGGCGGATCAAGGCCGCAGCGCCGCTTCGCGGGTCGACAGGCGGCGGGGCGACCTGCAACATGGCGCTCTGCGGTGGGGTGACATTCGCGCCGCGCCGGGCCAGTGTCGCGCGGAATCTGACGTTCCCGGAGATCCCCATGCCATCCCAAGCCCTCATCATGCTCGCAGCCGGGATCGGCATTCCGGTGCTCGCGGCGCTCAATGCGCGGCTCGGGGGCTGGCTGGGCTCGCCCGCGGCGGCGGCGGTGATCCTGTTCTGCGTGGCGCTGAGCGCCAGCCTGATCGTGCTCTTCTCGCTTGATCCGCGGCCCATCGCGCGCGCGGCGGATGCGCCCAAGCACCTGTTTCTTGCCGGGCTTTTCGTCGCTTTCTACGTGCTGAGCATCACCTATGTGGCGCCCACTTTCGGCGTCGGGCGGGCGGTGTTTTTCGTGCTGCTGGGGCAATTGATCAGCGCCGCGCTGATCGACCATTTCGGTCTGCTCGGCGTGAAACCCGCGCCGATCTCGGCGCAGCGCGGGCTTGGGATCGCGATGATGGCGGCGGGCGTTTTCCTCGCGCAGCGTTGAGCGCGCGGCTCAGCTTTCGGCGATGAAGGCGAGGCTGGCCGAGGTGATCGGCGCGCTGCGCCCGATCAGCGTCACCGAGGCGCCATTGTCGAGCGTCACCACCAGACCGCTGGAGCTTGCCACCTGCGAGGCGATGCCGGGCGCGGTGCTGCCGCTGTAGCTGAAGACGATGAGGTCTTCCTCCTCGTCGAAATCCTCGACGATCGCGCCATCTTCGAGCGTGAAGGTATCGGCCCCGGCACCGCCAAGCCCAATGTCACCTTCGCCGAGCATCAGCGTGTCGTCGCCGGTGCCGCCGATCAGCAGATCGCTCTCGCCATCGTCCTCATCCTCGTCCGAGCCCCAGAGCAGATCGTCGCCCGAGCCGCCGAGCAGCGTGTCGGCACCGGTGCCGCCTTCGAGCGTGTCGCCGCCACTGCCGCCTTCGGCGTAATCGTCGCCCGCCTCGCCCGACAGGCTGTCGGAGCCACCGCCGCCGCTGAGCACATCCGCACCATCGCCCGCCGCGAGAATGTCGCCGATATCGGTGCCGGTGAGCGTGTCGTCTCCGGACGTGGCGCCAGAGGTGGTGTCGTCGGAGGTGTCTTCGGTGGTCTCGTCAGCAGTGTCATCAGTGGCACCCGAGGTGCCGCTGTCCTCGCCCGCCGTCTCGTCCACTGTGTCGTCCGCCGCATCG encodes:
- a CDS encoding ABC transporter permease — protein: MTEIIDILISASFWAAVLRIASPLIFATLGELICERAGVLNLGIEGIMVFGAFAGWMAVYAGLGLWPGVLVALLAGMGFGALHALLTVPFGLSQHVVGLGITMLATSSAYYAYRLALPEVTSPPRIDPFQPLHIPVLSDIPWLGQALFSQTALTWAAFGCAALVALVLYRTPLGLAVRAAGENPQAVEAQGLSVAAIRMGAVIVGSGLMAVGGAFLTMSAFSSFFFEMVNGRGWICIALVVFGAWKPGKALLGALLFAGFDALQIRLQQTPMGQLVPYQVFLMIPYVLSILALILMSRRAEVPAALMTPFNRGER
- a CDS encoding DMT family transporter, whose product is MPSQALIMLAAGIGIPVLAALNARLGGWLGSPAAAAVILFCVALSASLIVLFSLDPRPIARAADAPKHLFLAGLFVAFYVLSITYVAPTFGVGRAVFFVLLGQLISAALIDHFGLLGVKPAPISAQRGLGIAMMAAGVFLAQR
- a CDS encoding amidohydrolase family protein codes for the protein MATFDILVTGGTLPDGTIADIGITSGRIAAIGDLAGSDAGETIDATGDLVSPPFVDPHFHMDATLSYGTPRINASGTLLEGIDLWGELREEATIDEMVARALEYCDWAVSLGLLAIRSHVDTTPDHLNTVTAMLEVQEKVKPYLDLQLVAFPQDGFLRSPTGRENLIRALDMGVEVVGGIPHFERTMADGAASLKELCEIAADRSLLVDIHCDETDDPLSRHIEALAYETQRLGLHGRVAGSHLTSMHSMDNYYVSKLLPLIAEAEISAIPNPLINITLQGRHDSYPKRRGLTRVKEMQAMGIRVGWGQDCVRDPWYSLGTGDMLDVAFMGLHVAQMTSPQEMARCFTMVTEENAKILHQDGYGLAVGNMASLVVLDAGDPIEALRLRPDRLCVISKGKVVSKQARNDARLALPGRPASVRRRHKVPT
- a CDS encoding TetR/AcrR family transcriptional regulator is translated as MARTAGSHSDITGPRIREAALRLFAKHGYAAVSMRKIASDVGVQAGALYNYIPDKQALLVSLLKGHMDELLEAWQAEPRPNDPLARLEAFVRFHIGFTLRHPESIFISYMELRNLEPENFAVIEALRGRYEAVLEEILRDGRAAGQLSVPDTRIAAFALIAMLTGVNTWYREGGRLSEEEVATLYWDMARKAVGA
- a CDS encoding c-type cytochrome gives rise to the protein MSTELTETTDQTTGQITDQTTGAPLKPRVWALGAAALLALGACMEAAMPEPADGQALFVEYCAACHGNSAKGDGPLATDLGVVPADLTLIAAHRGGSFPRAEVLSKIDGYTSADLDGPGMPEFGELLKGDELPLDTGDGVLTPTPRKMVALLEYLESIQVAD
- the recJ gene encoding single-stranded-DNA-specific exonuclease RecJ → MSYLGVEQSLTGRRWVGPAVEVERQAEALAQMTHLPRPLCAVLARLGVAGEEVPGFLEPKLRDLMPDPRSMRDMEKASGRILQAVQRRERIAIFADYDVDGGSSAALLIDWLRQLGLEATLYVPDRIDEGYGPNVPAMQQLASAHDLIICVDCGTLSHEPIAAAKGADVVVLDHHLGGETLPDCVAVVNPNRQDEDGALAHLCAAAVVFMVLVDCGRLMREAGTPGPNLMSLLDLVALATVADVAPLRGVNRAFVRSGLQVMARRERPGLVALSDVARLDTAPSSYHLGYVLGPRINAGGRIGQADLGARLLATRDRHEAEALAERLDKLNSERREVEEAVRASALAQAEERGLDAPLVWAAGEGWHPGVVGIVASRLKEMTNRPSVVIGFDGGEGKGSGRSVSGVDLGASIQKLAAEGLLIKGGGHKMAAGLTVAEDKLEAAMERLAELLAKQGAGQGGAADLRLDGLMMPGVASTELCDRMEQAGPFGAGAPGPRFAMPDAQILFAKEVGTGHLKITAGDGMGAKVDAICFGAFDTPMGQALSQHKGARFHLAGRFEINEWNGRRTVQMRLEDAAPAAG
- a CDS encoding calcium-binding protein — translated: MPLELLVALAALFPFAAVAFPMGDDDDEEDTSDDSDELDLGDGMILPVEEETDTEDGLTDDSTEEPTEEPTEETTDDSTGDVAEDATDADASDADEDSTDEETSDEETGTPADLIGDDAADDTVDETAGEDSGTSGATDDTADETTEDTSDDTTSGATSGDDTLTGTDIGDILAAGDGADVLSGGGGSDSLSGEAGDDYAEGGSGGDTLEGGTGADTLLGGSGDDLLWGSDEDEDDGESDLLIGGTGDDTLMLGEGDIGLGGAGADTFTLEDGAIVEDFDEEEDLIVFSYSGSTAPGIASQVASSSGLVVTLDNGASVTLIGRSAPITSASLAFIAES
- a CDS encoding homoserine dehydrogenase, which codes for MSEPLRLGIAGLGTVGAGVVKIVQQKADLLQTRSGRKIVISAVSARNRDKDRGVSLADYAWEDDPVALAKRDDVDLLVELMGGSDGPAKAATEAALKAGKDVVTANKALLAHHGQALAELAESTGAVLRFEAAVAGGIPVIKALTEGLAANRITRVMGVMNGTCNYILTRMEGAGLSYQEAFAEADGLGYLEADPELDVGGIDAGHKLSLLSSIAFGTQVAFDAVELEGIGRVSIDDIRQAADMGYRIKLLGVCRLTERGLEQSMAPSLVPATSPLGQLEGGTNMVVIEGDDVGQIVLRGAGAGEGPTASAVMGDVMDIARGTRLSTFGAPASALVAAPSAQATTPAPYYLRMALADRPGALAKVAAALGEAGVSINRLRQYGQSTTADTAPVLIVTHKTTRASLDSALAAMAETGVVHGTPVALRIEAV
- a CDS encoding ABC transporter permease; the encoded protein is MRLDPITAPSPARTLGLPALALGATVLVAMGLALIAGADPLATLGLIIKGAAGSKFALLETLNRATPLIFTGLAISVAFRAKLWNIGAEAQLYAGALVTVVIGTQLGLPGPLALPLMALGAILAGALVLLGPVLLKTRLGVDEVVTTLLINFIMALFISYLLEGPLKDPMGMGWPKSPALPRDARLPRIVEGLRLHWGFGLALLSALAVWVMQTRSTLGYEIRATGLNPEAARFAGIPVGRVLVKTALISGGLAALAGFSEVAGMKGNLTADLSPGFGYTGIVVAMLALLHPLGVVVSALFVAGVFVGADSMSRAAGVPTYIADILLATALLFMVLAILLTKVRVVRG
- the glpX gene encoding class II fructose-bisphosphatase, which encodes MSAPTDFNDRMLSLGLARVAEQAAIASASLIGRGDEKAADQAAVNAMRDQLNMLDIAGVVVIGEGERDEAPMLYIGEEVGTGNGPGVDIALDPLEGTTLTAKDMPNALTVIAMGPRGSMLHAPDVYMEKLAIGPGYAEDTVTLEMSPSERVAALAKAKGCAMTDITVCILERPRHEDLIAEVRATGAGIRLITDGDVAGVMHCAESEITGIDMYMGSGGAPEGVLAAAALKCMGGQMYGKLLFRNDDERGRAAKAGITDLDKVYKRDELVTADVIFAATGVTNGSILSGIKRQPGWIETETILMRSKTGSVRRVQYRNPFEG